Proteins encoded within one genomic window of Vairimorpha necatrix chromosome 3, complete sequence:
- a CDS encoding deoxyhypusine synthase (DHYS) produces MNEPKSVHDLSGKNNNENSLNFQTPVEGINFDTKNLTLDHIINSFKSTGFQSTNLYKSILEIDKMIKSNSKIYLGCTSNLISSGLRDIIRFLVQHKHIDVCVITAGGIEEDIIKCLKPTLCADFTYKGEDLRNNGLNRIGNLVIPNENYELFEKWFNESLDELLKDSNEDNPLIITPSKFIEYLGLRINNEKSILYWAAKNHIPIYSPALTDGSIGDMITFYKKRTCFKLDIVEDIKSINFSTLDSKKTGAIILGSGLIKHHILNANLFRNGLDFCVLINTANEYDGSDAGANIEESISWGKIKAKTQGIKVVGDATILFPLIVYSTFYKLH; encoded by the coding sequence ATGAATGAACCAAAAAGTGTACACGATCTTTCtggtaaaaataacaatgaaaattctttaaactTTCAAACTCCTGTAGAAGGAATTAATTTCGACACTAAAAACTTAACATTAGACCACATaattaattcttttaaatctaCTGGTTTTCAatctacaaatttatacaaaagtATTCTAGAAATAgataaaatgataaaatcaaattctaaaatatatttaggCTGTACTTCTAACTTAATAAGTAGTGGTCTAAGAGATATTATCAGATTTTTAGTCCAACATAAACACATTGATGTATGTGTTATAACAGCAGGAGGAATAGAAGAAGacataataaaatgtttaaaacCTACACTGTGTGCAGATTTTACCTATAAAGGCGAAGATTTACGAAATAACGGCCTAAATAGAATTGGGAATTTAGTTATAccaaatgaaaattatgaattatttgaaaaatggTTCAACGAATCATTAGatgaattattaaaagattcAAATGAAGACAATCCTTTGATTATAACGCCgtctaaatttatagagTATTTGGGACTGAGAattaataatgaaaaatctATTTTGTACTGGGCTGCAAAAAACCACATACCAATTTATTCGCCTGCACTAACAGACGGGTCTATTGGCGACATGATcacattttataaaaagagaaCATGTTTTAAACTTGATATTGttgaagatataaaatcCATAAATTTTAGTACTTTGgattctaaaaaaacagGTGCTATAATATTGGGATCTGGACTTATAAAACATCATATTTTGAATGCGAATTTGTTTAGAAATGGATTGGATTTTTGCGTATTGATTAATACAGCAAATGAATATGATGGAAGTGATGCTGGTGCCAATATCGAGGAATCTATTAGTTGGGGAAAGATTAAAGCTAAAACTCAAGGAATTAAAGTCGTAGGAGATGCTACTATTTTATTCCCATTAATAGTATATTCTACATTTTACAAactacattaa
- a CDS encoding phosphatidylinositol 4-phosphate 5-kinase, with the protein MDLLEGVLSFFANKTNIKKSIHRDFIQLTNNNEVLTIHKETNFIKIRTLFDKPFLDLEMSYHYTPLIKGNSSSSIFFSSDFNYTLKIIQNYEFDTLLRIINDYTEYLINNRDTYLVKILGCVTYKTKEKEIRFIIMKNVFRSEDIESIFDLKGDNLYRTRNQYIKKDKEWYKEKKKIEIGNVEKCIEQIKKDVGFLRDLNIMDYSLVISVNTPERKKIKNEEYNKTDKDIDCIKDKTINNRYFENTKTYNENKSNYKECKANIIEYKTNKQNKEDEKNLNVDETYIKEDYRDIIKLGEYSMGIIDILTSYSKKKKIENLFYVFCLCVTNKSCKDPKEYADRFIKNIMKNVIIKRKE; encoded by the coding sequence atggATTTACTTGAAGGAGTCTTAAGTTTCTTCGCCaacaaaacaaatataaaaaagtctATCCATAGAGACTTCATACAACTAACGAATAACAACGAAGTCTTAACAATCCATAAAGAAActaatttcataaaaataaggaCACTTTTTGATAAGCCTTTTCTCGATCTCGAGATGTCTTATCACTACACTCCTTTGATTAAAGGCAATTCTTCatcttcaatattttttagttcaGATTTCAATTacactttaaaaataatccaGAACTATGAATTCGACACTTTATTGAGAATAATAAATGACTACAcagaatatttaataaataatcgGGATACatatttagtaaaaatattggGATGTGTCACATATAAGACAAAAGAGAAAGAAATAcgatttataataatgaaaaacGTGTTTAGAAGTGAAGATATTGAAAGTATTTTCGATTTGAAAGGCGATAATTTGTATAGGACAAGAAAccaatatataaaaaaagacaaagaatggtataaagaaaaaaagaagatagaAATTGGGAATGTAGAGAAATGTATTGAGCAAATAAAGAAGGACGTGGGATTCTTAAgagatttaaatataatggATTATTCATTAGTAATCAGTGTAAATACAccagaaagaaaaaagataaaaaatgaagaatataataaaacagaTAAAGATATTGATTGTATAAAGGATAAGACCATTAATAATagatattttgaaaatactAAGACgtataatgaaaataaatcaaattataaagaatgCAAAGCAAATATAATAGAATATAAgacaaataaacaaaataaagaagatgaaaaaaatttaaatgtagACGAAACATATATTAAAGAAGATTATAGAGACATCATAAAATTAGGAGAATATTCTATGGGAATAATCGACATACTAACAAGTTATagtaaaaagaaaaagatcGAAAACTTATTTTATGTCTTCTGCTTATGTGTTACGAATAAATCATGTAAAGATCCCAAGGAATATGCTGACAgattcataaaaaacataatgaaaaatgtcataataaaaagaaaagaataa